The Penicillium oxalicum strain HP7-1 chromosome V, whole genome shotgun sequence genomic interval TTCTAGACACCTGCTGACTTGGATCTTCATTGATGTAGCGTGAGAAGTAAGGATGCCTAGAGCTTTCCAGCAACTGTCGAGTGTGGCACGACTGACACGATCAACAGCAAGACGTTCCTCGCGCGACTCTGCGAGCAGGCCGAGCGCTACGATGGTAAGCTATTACATCACGCGTGTCATTCAGGATTTCACACTAATCTGCTATCTTTCGGCCTGGTGTAGAGATGGTCAGCTACATGAAGGTCAGTCTCACGATGAATCTGCCTCCTCGCCCGACTGGGTTAGATCTAAAGTGCTAACCAACTGATTAGGAAGTCGCCAACGTATGATTCAAATCTTATCCGCCCGAGGTCCGCTCGCGACCCCTCTTGGGTTTCTATATTGACactgcctttttttcccctgcagATTGGCGGCGAGCTTACCGTCGATGAGCGCAACCTCCTGTCCGTTGCTTACAAGAACGTTGTGGGTACCCGCCGTGCCTCCTGGcgcatcatctcctccatcgagcagaaggaggagtccAAGGGCTCTGAGGAGCACGTTTCTATCATCCGCGACTACCGTCAGAAGATCGAGACCGAGTTGGAGAAGGTTTGCCAGGACGTTTTGGATGTCTTGGACGAGTCCTTGATCCCCAAGGCCGAGACTGGCGAGTCCAAGGTCTTCTACTACAAGATGTACGTAGACCAAAGCTTCCTTACCGGGCATGAAGATCCCTAGCCGATACTGACCGTCAAACCAGGAAGGGCGACTACCATCGTTACCTCGCTGAGTTCGCTTCTGGTAACAAGCGCAAGGTTGCCGCCACCGCTGCCCACGAGGCCTACAAGGTATATCTCATCCCCACTCTCAAGTGCGCACACTTGGGCGCCAATGGCTGACACCACCCACTCTCTCCTTCTAGAACGCCACCGATGTTGCCCAGACCGATCTTACTCCCACTCACCCCATCCGCCTCGGCTTGG includes:
- a CDS encoding 14-3-3 protein codes for the protein MGSERENKTFLARLCEQAERYDEMVSYMKEVANIGGELTVDERNLLSVAYKNVVGTRRASWRIISSIEQKEESKGSEEHVSIIRDYRQKIETELEKVCQDVLDVLDESLIPKAETGESKVFYYKMKGDYHRYLAEFASGNKRKVAATAAHEAYKNATDVAQTDLTPTHPIRLGLALNFSVFYYEILNSPDRACHLAKQAFDDAIAELDSLSEESYRDSTLIMQLLRDNLTLWTSSEGNEGAEGVAPSQDKPEEEAAAPAAAAAPAAEEKTEESEPVQAAS